Proteins encoded in a region of the Bacilli bacterium PM5-9 genome:
- a CDS encoding glucose-6-phosphate isomerase (product_source=KO:K01810; cath_funfam=3.40.50.10490; cog=COG0166; ko=KO:K01810; pfam=PF00342; superfamily=53697), which translates to MIKFDSSNSLSNLNYNDHTNKLKNIIDKMKDGSAKGSEFLGWSKMFFNYDFSLLDNINETTRLLNKKANTMLVIGIGGSYLGTLAIDEALTGRGLNSSKKLIYAGHNISSDYLSEIYEYCQNNDFVINVISKSGTTLESALSFRIFKQLLIDKYGEEALKDRLVITTDAKKGSLRQIASEYQSISFEIPNDVGGRYSVFTPVGLVPLSFIGIDIKKIIEGACLAAKDFYQYDKYNTAFDYAINRYHQYESGKSMEALVVYNPSFASLIEWYRQLFAESEGKDGKGLFPVGCIYSTDLHAVGQFIQDGPEIGFETVLKINNSKKKLDIPMSKDDYDNINRLTKYSLDDINSIITESVISAHSQNGVTPNYVLELDELNEKSLGYLMSFMMYACAYSAYLLDVNPFDQPGVEIYKKEIKKKL; encoded by the coding sequence ATGATTAAATTTGATAGTAGTAATAGTTTAAGCAATCTAAATTATAATGATCATACAAATAAGCTTAAAAATATCATTGATAAAATGAAAGATGGTAGTGCTAAAGGTAGTGAGTTTTTAGGGTGGAGTAAAATGTTTTTTAATTATGATTTTTCATTGTTAGATAACATTAATGAAACAACAAGGCTTTTGAACAAAAAAGCTAATACTATGTTAGTAATTGGTATTGGTGGATCATATCTTGGAACTCTTGCGATTGATGAGGCACTTACAGGTAGAGGATTAAATTCATCTAAAAAGTTAATTTATGCAGGACATAATATATCAAGTGATTACTTAAGTGAAATTTATGAATATTGTCAAAATAATGATTTTGTAATAAATGTTATCTCAAAATCAGGGACAACTTTAGAATCAGCTTTATCATTTAGAATATTTAAGCAATTATTAATTGATAAATATGGTGAAGAAGCTTTAAAAGATCGATTAGTTATTACAACGGATGCTAAAAAAGGTTCATTACGACAAATAGCAAGCGAATACCAAAGCATCTCATTTGAAATACCAAATGATGTTGGTGGTAGATACTCAGTGTTTACGCCAGTTGGTTTAGTACCATTATCTTTTATTGGTATTGATATTAAAAAAATAATTGAAGGAGCATGTTTAGCTGCTAAAGACTTTTATCAATATGATAAATATAATACAGCTTTTGATTATGCTATAAATCGTTATCATCAATATGAAAGTGGAAAAAGTATGGAAGCATTAGTTGTTTATAATCCATCGTTTGCTTCATTAATTGAATGGTATCGTCAATTGTTTGCTGAGTCTGAGGGTAAAGATGGTAAAGGATTATTTCCTGTTGGTTGTATTTACTCTACGGATTTACATGCAGTTGGACAATTTATTCAAGATGGTCCAGAAATTGGTTTTGAAACAGTTTTAAAAATTAATAATAGTAAGAAAAAATTAGATATTCCAATGAGTAAAGACGATTATGATAATATTAATCGTCTAACAAAATATAGTTTAGATGATATTAATTCAATTATTACTGAAAGTGTTATTAGTGCTCATTCACAAAATGGAGTGACACCAAATTATGTTTTAGAATTGGATGAACTTAATGAAAAAAGTTTAGGGTACTTAATGAGTTTTATGATGTATGCGTGTGCATATTCAGCATATCTTTTAGATGTAAATCCTTTTGATCAACCTGGTGTTGAAATTTATAAAAAGGAAATTAAGAAAAAATTATAA
- a CDS encoding general stress protein 13 (product_source=KO:K07570; cath_funfam=2.40.50.140; cog=COG1098; ko=KO:K07570; pfam=PF00575; smart=SM00316; superfamily=50249): MKYNIGDVVTGKVISIKSYGAFITIPTNLTGLLHISEISHDYIKDVNSVLKIKDEVKVKIIDIDKKNRQIIFSIRALSKPKRKTKNKCRYKQHETIMESNKGFKELEKMLPIWIAEYSGGKND, translated from the coding sequence ATGAAATATAACATAGGAGATGTTGTTACTGGCAAAGTTATTTCAATAAAATCATATGGTGCTTTTATTACAATCCCTACTAATTTAACAGGATTGTTGCATATTTCTGAAATTTCACATGATTACATTAAAGATGTTAATAGTGTTTTAAAAATTAAGGATGAAGTAAAAGTAAAAATAATTGATATTGATAAAAAAAATAGACAAATAATTTTTTCGATTAGAGCATTATCAAAACCTAAAAGAAAAACAAAAAATAAATGTCGTTATAAACAACATGAAACAATTATGGAAAGTAATAAAGGATTTAAAGAATTAGAAAAAATGCTTCCAATTTGGATAGCTGAATATTCTGGAGGAAAAAATGATTAA
- a CDS encoding hypothetical protein (product_source=Hypo-rule applied; transmembrane_helix_parts=Inside_1_6,TMhelix_7_29,Outside_30_176), which produces MKKTKKIILSIVIIVLCLVIWIFGFSEYGSIIKYWYIAPLFEKQIENFDENKNDYQLIVDRIIKSVNEEKIMKDESLVVEGNLISSTLSENNIELTDTENRSLENIKNTFVGEFCAMDKIKIETDNFIKFTSFDCNFGVVYSKDGNKPPSSVDYEDFIIEYKIKKLAPNWYTVEEK; this is translated from the coding sequence ATGAAAAAAACAAAAAAAATAATATTAAGCATTGTAATTATAGTTTTATGTTTGGTAATATGGATTTTTGGTTTTTCTGAGTATGGGAGTATAATAAAATATTGGTATATTGCTCCATTATTTGAAAAACAAATAGAAAATTTCGATGAAAATAAAAATGATTATCAATTAATTGTAGATAGAATAATAAAGTCAGTTAATGAAGAGAAGATAATGAAAGATGAATCTCTTGTAGTTGAAGGAAATTTAATATCTAGTACATTGTCTGAAAACAATATTGAACTTACAGACACAGAAAATAGAAGTTTAGAAAATATAAAAAACACATTTGTTGGTGAATTTTGTGCAATGGACAAAATAAAAATAGAGACTGATAATTTTATTAAATTTACATCTTTTGATTGTAATTTTGGAGTGGTCTACTCAAAAGATGGAAATAAACCACCAAGTAGTGTAGATTACGAGGATTTTATTATAGAATATAAAATTAAAAAACTTGCACCTAACTGGTATACTGTTGAAGAGAAATAA
- a CDS encoding uncharacterized protein YjdB (product_source=COG5492; cath_funfam=2.60.40.1080; cog=COG5492; pfam=PF02368,PF11692; smart=SM00287,SM00635; superfamily=49373,50800; transmembrane_helix_parts=Inside_1_6,TMhelix_7_29,Outside_30_957), producing the protein MKSYNFIMRKIILCCTLVFVFVIGFDFNMTSHIKAVSNLEIIQDYLDETKPLRTTLYVGERMDIDVIRDGVAEGGRDVNGFTWTSSDSSVLSTSNGDGVLNAISKGTVIVTVRYLDNSTSSVTIRVKQPATSIDLASSATVYVSTPKQLTANINPSSTDDKGNGVVWTSSDISIATVNSTGIVTARKNGNVVIKATFTNKNRFTESSSPVPKTVFASSNINVQTKVSEVKLNKEYLILKKGTNGQFSAIVLPTTASNKNVIWTGSNSKVFTITNGKIISKIKGFGYIRVKTVDGQKSAYAPVSVYEPINKTTAYTKKKLNIKNGAHKTNKHVSNLKKVKKGSKVVIYAETGNFFYIKSGNIYGFVLKKDLIYMSISSPRLTINKKTKKYPTIKVTVHNGTSTPKWTGTKKVVSFKLKKNSKKTKKYKNGTSITTTIFYVIPKKEGRVDAKVKSGKSNSSYYVSSYTGIKNTEAFVRVKTSNIYKGANVSLPIRSELKKNTKVIILGKCTKGFFYIQYGKQRGFVKASDLTYIHIKDSFNMYRYNNKNINAYLVNSSDDKKIKWYTSNGKTAKINKQITLKNGKQAQIWAEKNGNITLTVSYEYVKGKIIKAKSKLIIKNVKLEIYSIKKKEVGQVMEIKARIKHVTNPKPEIKFSNSSSSIFELNSEKNNVGKYKVYGIGSGKVTVKYRDLKTTKKITTKPLLIYGTPTRPGLSDKGKKSEDILYNDMTSQQIIALPWIDKENSYGPGNNMGSYFTEWELLAKLTTSGDLSNVGTDMIEHFRKGTGSTYTNDKLTKAVQEHKNTQKYSRIVNISFEKAIKESDGNISKMKYKHLVGNERLSKYILINYMDKYGLVRPAFNIITKDYTEGLKFAINQVHATTIEVVSYKYNADTKKYTVKFKHTFYDHFGLDKPDIDKFGGIAGFRSWYILQHDKKFKGKYKPFITKVVFYETTNGKG; encoded by the coding sequence ATGAAGAGTTATAATTTTATAATGCGAAAAATTATTTTATGTTGTACTTTAGTATTTGTATTCGTAATAGGGTTTGACTTTAATATGACTAGTCATATTAAAGCAGTAAGTAATTTAGAAATTATTCAGGATTATTTAGATGAAACAAAACCACTAAGAACAACCTTATATGTTGGAGAAAGAATGGACATAGATGTTATAAGAGATGGTGTCGCAGAAGGTGGAAGAGATGTCAATGGTTTTACATGGACTAGTAGTGATTCATCTGTATTATCGACAAGCAACGGAGATGGAGTTTTAAATGCAATATCAAAGGGAACTGTAATAGTAACAGTTAGATATTTAGATAATTCTACTTCCTCAGTGACAATTAGAGTTAAGCAACCAGCAACATCAATTGATTTAGCTAGTAGTGCAACAGTCTATGTTAGTACACCAAAACAATTAACAGCAAATATTAATCCAAGTAGTACAGATGATAAGGGTAATGGGGTTGTATGGACTAGCTCGGATATAAGTATTGCTACTGTAAATTCTACTGGAATTGTTACAGCAAGAAAAAATGGTAATGTAGTTATTAAGGCAACATTTACAAATAAAAATCGTTTTACTGAAAGTAGTTCACCAGTGCCAAAAACAGTTTTTGCATCATCAAATATTAATGTTCAAACTAAAGTAAGCGAAGTTAAATTAAACAAAGAGTATTTAATTCTAAAAAAAGGAACCAATGGGCAGTTTTCTGCAATTGTATTGCCAACAACTGCTTCAAATAAAAATGTTATATGGACTGGTAGCAACTCTAAAGTGTTTACGATTACAAATGGAAAAATTATAAGTAAGATAAAAGGATTTGGTTATATAAGAGTTAAAACAGTTGATGGACAAAAATCAGCATATGCGCCAGTAAGTGTTTATGAACCAATAAATAAAACGACTGCATACACAAAAAAGAAATTAAATATAAAAAATGGAGCACATAAAACAAATAAACATGTAAGCAATTTAAAGAAAGTAAAAAAAGGTTCTAAAGTAGTTATATATGCTGAAACAGGAAATTTCTTTTATATTAAATCCGGGAATATATATGGTTTTGTTTTAAAAAAGGACCTTATATATATGAGTATATCTTCACCTAGATTAACAATTAATAAAAAAACAAAAAAATATCCAACAATTAAAGTAACCGTACATAATGGCACTTCTACACCAAAATGGACAGGCACAAAAAAAGTAGTATCATTTAAATTGAAAAAGAATTCAAAAAAGACTAAGAAATACAAAAATGGTACTTCAATAACTACAACAATTTTCTATGTTATTCCAAAAAAAGAAGGTAGAGTAGATGCAAAAGTTAAGTCAGGAAAATCCAATTCCTCATACTATGTTTCATCATATACTGGGATAAAAAATACTGAGGCATTTGTAAGGGTTAAAACATCAAATATTTATAAAGGTGCTAATGTATCTTTACCGATAAGAAGTGAATTGAAGAAGAACACAAAAGTAATTATACTTGGAAAATGTACGAAAGGTTTTTTCTATATTCAGTATGGAAAACAAAGAGGTTTTGTTAAGGCTAGCGATTTAACTTATATACATATTAAAGATAGTTTTAATATGTATAGATATAACAATAAAAATATTAATGCATATCTTGTGAATAGTTCAGATGATAAAAAAATAAAATGGTATACTAGTAATGGTAAAACTGCTAAGATAAATAAGCAAATTACTTTGAAAAATGGAAAACAAGCTCAAATATGGGCAGAAAAAAATGGTAATATTACTTTAACAGTTAGTTATGAGTATGTAAAAGGAAAGATCATAAAGGCAAAGTCAAAGCTTATTATAAAAAATGTTAAATTGGAAATTTATTCAATTAAGAAAAAAGAAGTTGGACAAGTAATGGAAATAAAAGCTAGAATAAAGCATGTAACTAATCCTAAGCCTGAAATAAAATTTAGTAATTCAAGTTCATCTATATTTGAATTAAACTCAGAAAAGAATAACGTTGGTAAATATAAAGTGTATGGAATTGGTAGTGGAAAAGTTACTGTTAAATATAGAGATTTGAAAACAACTAAGAAAATTACTACAAAACCATTATTAATATATGGTACTCCAACAAGACCTGGATTAAGTGATAAAGGAAAAAAATCAGAAGATATATTATATAATGATATGACTTCACAGCAAATCATTGCTCTACCATGGATAGATAAAGAAAATTCCTATGGACCAGGTAATAATATGGGATCATATTTTACTGAATGGGAATTATTGGCAAAGCTAACAACTTCTGGAGATCTTTCAAATGTCGGAACAGACATGATCGAACATTTCAGAAAAGGTACTGGTTCAACATATACAAACGACAAATTAACTAAAGCTGTACAAGAACATAAAAATACACAAAAATATTCTCGAATAGTAAATATTTCTTTTGAAAAGGCAATAAAGGAAAGCGATGGAAATATTTCAAAAATGAAATATAAACATTTAGTAGGGAATGAAAGGCTATCAAAATATATTTTAATTAACTATATGGATAAATATGGATTAGTGAGACCAGCATTTAATATTATTACAAAAGATTACACTGAAGGTCTTAAATTTGCAATAAATCAAGTCCATGCTACGACTATTGAGGTAGTATCATACAAATATAATGCTGATACAAAAAAATATACAGTAAAATTCAAACATACATTTTATGACCATTTTGGGTTGGATAAGCCAGATATAGATAAATTTGGTGGTATTGCTGGTTTTAGGAGTTGGTACATTTTACAACACGATAAAAAATTTAAAGGTAAATATAAACCATTCATAACAAAAGTCGTATTTTATGAGACAACAAATGGAAAAGGTTAA
- a CDS encoding acid phosphatase family membrane protein YuiD (product_source=COG1963; cog=COG1963; ko=KO:K09775; pfam=PF02681; superfamily=48317; transmembrane_helix_parts=Outside_1_3,TMhelix_4_23,Inside_24_34,TMhelix_35_57,Outside_58_66,TMhelix_67_89,Inside_90_129,TMhelix_130_152,Outside_153_153) — translation MMAFYPLVAAVLSAIIAQLLKPFTKYKKTKKIDIFEILAAGGFPSSHTSTLSALALSFGLRDGFDSSAFAISFIMMVIIAYDAMNVRLYAGKHIAITHQLIDDLKELKSIRLDDPIYFTKMKKILGHERFEVAGGFLLGLIISLILFYGLGGF, via the coding sequence ATGATGGCATTTTATCCATTAGTGGCAGCAGTTTTATCAGCAATTATTGCGCAATTACTGAAGCCATTTACGAAATACAAAAAAACAAAGAAAATTGATATATTTGAAATTTTAGCAGCTGGTGGATTTCCAAGTTCACACACATCAACTTTATCAGCTTTAGCTTTATCATTTGGTTTAAGAGATGGTTTTGATAGCTCAGCTTTTGCAATATCATTTATTATGATGGTAATAATCGCATATGATGCAATGAATGTAAGATTATACGCAGGAAAACACATTGCTATTACTCATCAATTAATCGACGATTTAAAAGAATTAAAGTCAATTAGATTAGATGATCCAATCTATTTCACTAAAATGAAAAAGATTTTAGGTCATGAAAGATTTGAAGTTGCTGGTGGTTTCTTACTAGGACTTATTATAAGTTTAATTTTATTTTATGGTTTAGGAGGTTTTTAA
- a CDS encoding Fe-S cluster biogenesis protein NfuA (product_source=COG0694; cath_funfam=3.30.300.130; cog=COG0694; pfam=PF01106; superfamily=117916), producing the protein MQTIQQQIIEFTDTVRPYLQRDGGDFEFVKFEDGIVYIKMLGACSGCSSSAVTIDYIEEMMCEEIPGVIGVKEV; encoded by the coding sequence ATGCAAACAATTCAACAACAAATTATTGAATTTACAGATACTGTTCGCCCTTATTTACAACGTGATGGTGGAGATTTTGAGTTTGTTAAATTTGAAGATGGAATTGTCTATATTAAAATGCTTGGTGCTTGCTCAGGATGTTCTTCAAGTGCTGTAACTATTGATTACATTGAAGAAATGATGTGTGAAGAAATTCCTGGTGTAATTGGCGTTAAGGAAGTGTAG
- a CDS encoding chromate reductase (product_source=KO:K19784; cath_funfam=3.40.50.360; cog=COG0431; ko=KO:K19784; pfam=PF03358; superfamily=52218): MEKILVIGGSNSINSINQWFAKELAKQENVDYIDTRELNIPYYNRDIEETSGIAQEVINLYNKLHDYNKLIIISPEYNGYASSFFKSITDWLSRYERFYLENIDLVIVSVTPGKAAGASVRESLTKMLSFTKANILGDYGIGEFDQTKDHSDDIKNILKMFK; this comes from the coding sequence ATGGAAAAAATTTTAGTTATTGGTGGTAGCAATAGTATCAACTCAATAAATCAATGGTTTGCTAAAGAATTAGCTAAACAAGAGAATGTTGATTATATTGATACAAGAGAATTAAACATACCATACTATAATAGAGATATTGAAGAAACTAGTGGCATTGCTCAAGAAGTAATTAATTTATACAATAAACTTCATGATTATAATAAATTAATTATCATTTCACCTGAATACAATGGTTATGCTTCTTCATTTTTCAAAAGTATTACTGATTGGCTAAGTAGATATGAAAGATTTTATCTTGAAAATATTGATTTAGTAATAGTTAGTGTAACTCCTGGAAAAGCCGCTGGTGCAAGTGTAAGAGAATCGCTTACAAAGATGCTTAGTTTTACTAAAGCTAATATTTTAGGTGATTATGGCATTGGCGAATTTGATCAAACCAAAGATCATTCAGATGATATTAAAAACATATTAAAAATGTTCAAATAA
- a CDS encoding signal transduction histidine kinase (product_source=COG0642; cath_funfam=1.10.287.130,3.30.565.10; cog=COG0642; pfam=PF00512,PF02518; smart=SM00387; superfamily=47384,55785,55874; transmembrane_helix_parts=Inside_1_4,TMhelix_5_27,Outside_28_375): MLAIYLLFNFTIEMVLANVIIFVTFILCARYFSKKREKEFHDNKKVKAKIDRNEVVDVLIDSLRQPTLLLSRKHEVLSYNQSFSELIKTDINEYVNSSDYIQQFIRGGHKHRRFERKINNRTFYIDLDIIDSDKIKGTIITYTDVSNIKNLYAQQENFISEVKHELKTPVTAVVGLSELLINDKVVNSEDQKKILKTIKNETKRLDKLITKLTTSIETITTFDYVDLNDVFEELKLIYEEKSLEIPLTFSNYVEDSFLSDKEIIKQIIINLVNNSLKFTKSGYIKVSAIQENDMINVSVVDTGEGISQEEIEHVFERFYRVDKDNQEGFGLGLSIVKSLLNKINATIKVESILKKGSTFSILIPYKKSTLDEEVK; this comes from the coding sequence GTGTTGGCTATTTATTTACTATTTAATTTTACTATTGAAATGGTACTTGCTAATGTTATTATTTTTGTAACATTTATTTTGTGTGCTCGCTATTTTTCGAAAAAAAGAGAAAAAGAATTTCATGATAATAAAAAAGTTAAAGCAAAAATAGATCGCAATGAAGTTGTGGATGTTTTAATTGATAGTTTAAGGCAACCAACATTATTGTTATCAAGAAAACATGAAGTCTTATCATATAATCAATCTTTTAGCGAATTAATAAAAACAGATATTAATGAATATGTTAATAGTTCAGACTATATTCAACAATTTATTAGAGGTGGACACAAACATCGTCGTTTTGAAAGAAAGATTAATAATAGAACTTTCTATATTGATTTAGATATTATTGATAGTGATAAAATAAAAGGGACGATTATTACTTATACCGATGTTAGCAATATTAAAAATCTCTATGCTCAACAAGAAAATTTTATTAGTGAAGTTAAACATGAATTAAAAACTCCAGTAACTGCTGTTGTTGGATTAAGTGAGTTATTAATTAATGATAAGGTTGTTAATAGTGAGGATCAAAAAAAGATTTTAAAAACAATAAAAAATGAAACAAAACGATTAGATAAATTAATTACAAAATTAACTACATCAATTGAAACGATTACTACTTTTGATTATGTTGATTTAAATGATGTTTTTGAGGAATTAAAATTAATCTATGAAGAAAAATCTTTAGAAATTCCATTAACATTTTCGAATTATGTTGAAGATAGTTTTTTATCAGATAAAGAAATTATCAAACAAATAATTATAAATTTAGTTAATAATTCATTGAAATTCACTAAAAGTGGTTATATTAAAGTTAGTGCAATTCAAGAAAATGATATGATAAATGTTAGTGTAGTTGATACAGGTGAGGGTATTTCACAAGAGGAAATTGAACATGTTTTTGAAAGGTTTTATCGAGTTGATAAAGATAATCAAGAGGGATTTGGTTTAGGTTTAAGTATTGTTAAATCACTTTTAAATAAAATTAATGCAACGATTAAAGTTGAAAGTATTTTAAAAAAAGGCAGTACTTTTTCAATTTTAATTCCATATAAAAAAAGCACTTTAGATGAAGAAGTTAAATAA